Proteins from a genomic interval of Pseudomonas silesiensis:
- a CDS encoding tripartite tricarboxylate transporter permease → MDTLGYLGQGFGVALSPYNLVTALCGTLIGTVVGLLPGLGPINGVALLIPIAFALGLPPESALILLAAVYLGCEYGGRISSILLNIPGEASTVMTTLDGYPMARKGLAGVALSLSAWSSFIGAFIATCGMVLFAPLLAKWAIAFGPAEYFVLMVFAIVCLGGMAGDRPLKTFIAALIGLFLSTVGIDANSGVYRFTGDNIHLTDGIQFVVLVLGLFSISEILLLLEKTHRGQEAVKATGRMMFNFKEASAVFVVNIRCGLLGFIMGVLPGAGATLASAVAYMTEKRIAGAKGTFGQGDMRGLAAPETAIGGAACGALVPMLTLGVPGSGTTAVMIGALSLYNITPGPLLFQQQPDIVWGLIASLFVANIMLVILNIPMIRIFTRILAVPNWALVPVIAIITGIGVYAVHATTFDLFLMIGIGIFGYILRKLDFPLSPVLLGFILGGLMEQNLRRALSISNGALEILWSSPITFGVWILTALMLLMPLLRIWRKRSVARRALADV, encoded by the coding sequence ATGGATACTCTTGGCTATTTGGGTCAGGGCTTCGGCGTCGCGCTGAGCCCGTACAACCTGGTGACCGCGCTGTGCGGCACCCTCATCGGCACCGTCGTTGGCCTGCTGCCGGGCCTGGGCCCGATCAACGGCGTGGCGTTGCTGATTCCGATCGCGTTCGCCCTCGGCCTGCCACCGGAGTCGGCGCTGATCCTGCTGGCGGCGGTGTACCTGGGTTGCGAATACGGCGGCCGGATCAGCTCGATCCTGCTGAACATCCCGGGCGAAGCCTCCACCGTGATGACCACCCTCGACGGTTACCCGATGGCCCGCAAAGGCCTGGCCGGTGTGGCCCTGTCGCTGTCGGCGTGGAGCTCGTTCATCGGTGCGTTCATCGCCACCTGCGGCATGGTGCTATTCGCCCCGCTGCTGGCGAAATGGGCGATTGCCTTCGGACCGGCGGAATACTTCGTGCTGATGGTGTTTGCCATCGTCTGCCTGGGCGGCATGGCCGGTGATCGACCGCTGAAGACCTTTATCGCGGCGTTGATCGGGCTGTTTCTGTCGACCGTCGGCATCGATGCCAACAGCGGCGTGTACCGTTTCACCGGGGACAACATCCATCTGACTGACGGCATTCAGTTCGTCGTGCTGGTATTGGGCCTGTTTTCCATCAGCGAAATCCTCCTGCTGCTGGAAAAAACCCATCGCGGCCAGGAAGCGGTGAAAGCCACCGGGCGGATGATGTTCAACTTCAAGGAAGCCTCGGCAGTGTTCGTGGTGAACATCCGGTGCGGTTTGCTGGGCTTCATCATGGGCGTGTTGCCGGGTGCCGGCGCGACGCTGGCCAGTGCTGTGGCCTACATGACCGAGAAACGTATCGCCGGCGCCAAGGGCACGTTCGGACAAGGCGACATGCGTGGCCTCGCGGCACCGGAAACCGCCATCGGTGGTGCAGCCTGCGGCGCCCTGGTGCCGATGCTGACCCTGGGCGTCCCGGGTTCGGGCACCACCGCGGTAATGATCGGCGCACTGTCGCTGTACAACATCACCCCCGGCCCGCTGCTGTTCCAACAGCAACCGGACATTGTCTGGGGCCTGATCGCTTCGTTGTTCGTCGCCAACATCATGCTGGTGATCCTCAACATCCCGATGATCCGCATTTTCACCCGCATCCTCGCCGTGCCGAACTGGGCGCTGGTGCCGGTCATCGCCATCATCACCGGGATTGGCGTCTACGCGGTGCATGCCACCACCTTCGACCTGTTCCTGATGATCGGCATCGGCATCTTCGGCTACATCCTGCGCAAGCTGGACTTCCCGTTGTCGCCCGTGCTGCTGGGCTTCATCCTCGGCGGCCTGATGGAACAGAACCTGCGGCGCGCGCTGTCGATCTCCAACGGTGCGCTGGAAATCCTCTGGTCGAGCCCGATTACCTTCGGCGTCTGGATATTGACCGCGTTGATGCTGTTGATGCCGCTGCTGCGGATCTGGCGTAAGCGTTCGGTCGCCCGGCGCGCCCTCGCCGATGTCTGA
- a CDS encoding AbrB family transcriptional regulator → MSDRVPFKAWWGTPLVGLLGGYLASQVGWPLPWMVGSLLAIILVRCLTPWQLAEIPGGRKVGQWIIGIGIGLHFTPVVMEQVLSHFGLIFFGALITSLSAVVGVWLMRRTGEDRATAFFSSMPGGSGEMVNLGARNGAVLSRVAAGQSLRVLVVVLCVPAAFKYLLGDGVPVFHPGAVDWRWLAFLLPAGALAAWLWERLRQPNPWLFGPLLVSAAVSIGWDLHIGLPNGGSQIGQWLIGSGLGCHFNRQFFRRAPSFMGRTLIGTVLTMLIATLAALGLSALTHLDLRSLTLGMMPGGIAEMSLTAETLQLSVPLVTAMQVMRLLFVLFLAEPLFRYWNREPESV, encoded by the coding sequence ATGTCTGATCGAGTTCCGTTCAAAGCCTGGTGGGGAACCCCGCTGGTCGGTCTGCTGGGCGGTTACCTCGCCAGCCAGGTCGGCTGGCCGCTGCCGTGGATGGTCGGCTCGTTGCTGGCGATCATCCTGGTGCGGTGCTTGACCCCTTGGCAATTGGCGGAAATCCCTGGCGGACGCAAGGTCGGCCAGTGGATCATCGGCATCGGTATCGGCCTGCACTTCACCCCGGTGGTGATGGAGCAGGTGCTGAGTCACTTCGGCTTGATCTTCTTCGGTGCGTTGATCACCAGCCTGTCTGCGGTGGTCGGGGTCTGGTTGATGCGGCGGACCGGCGAAGATCGCGCCACGGCGTTCTTTTCCAGCATGCCCGGTGGCTCCGGGGAGATGGTCAACCTCGGCGCGCGTAATGGCGCGGTGCTCAGCCGCGTCGCTGCGGGGCAAAGCTTGCGGGTGTTGGTGGTGGTGCTGTGCGTGCCGGCTGCGTTCAAGTATTTGCTGGGCGATGGTGTACCGGTGTTCCATCCGGGCGCCGTCGACTGGCGGTGGCTGGCCTTTCTATTACCGGCAGGCGCGTTGGCTGCGTGGCTGTGGGAGCGTCTTCGTCAACCCAATCCGTGGCTGTTCGGGCCGTTACTGGTCAGCGCAGCGGTGAGCATCGGCTGGGATCTGCACATCGGCTTGCCCAATGGCGGCAGCCAGATCGGTCAATGGCTGATCGGCAGCGGGTTGGGGTGTCACTTCAATCGGCAGTTTTTCCGTCGCGCGCCGTCGTTCATGGGCCGGACATTGATCGGCACTGTGTTGACCATGTTGATCGCTACGCTGGCGGCGTTGGGATTGAGTGCGTTGACCCATCTGGATCTGCGTTCGCTGACCCTGGGCATGATGCCCGGCGGGATTGCGGAGATGAGCCTCACTGCTGAAACCCTGCAGCTGTCGGTGCCGTTGGTGACGGCGATGCAGGTGATGCGGCTGTTGTTTGTGTTGTTTCTGGCGGAGCCGTTGTTCAGGTATTGGAATCGGGAACCGGAGTCAGTCTAA
- the ung gene encoding uracil-DNA glycosylase produces the protein MTADDRIKLEPSWKEALRAEFDQPYMAELRNFLQQERAAGKEIYPPGPMIFNALNSTPLDKVKVVILGQDPYHGPGQAHGLCFSVQPGVPAPPSLVNIYKELKRDLNIDIPSHGCLQSWADQGVLMINTTMTVERANANAHKDKGWQYFTDRIIEVVSQQQPHLVFMLWGAHAQSKQKLIDATKHLVLTSVHPSPLSAYRGFLGCGHFSRANKFLEQNGETPIEWRLPPV, from the coding sequence ATGACTGCTGACGACCGTATCAAACTTGAACCGAGCTGGAAGGAGGCACTGCGTGCGGAATTCGACCAGCCTTACATGGCAGAGTTGCGCAACTTCCTGCAACAGGAGCGCGCGGCGGGCAAGGAGATCTATCCGCCGGGCCCGATGATTTTCAACGCGCTCAACTCGACGCCGCTGGACAAGGTCAAGGTGGTCATCCTCGGCCAGGACCCGTATCACGGCCCGGGCCAGGCCCACGGCCTGTGCTTCTCGGTGCAACCGGGCGTGCCGGCACCGCCGTCGCTGGTGAACATCTATAAAGAGTTGAAGCGCGACTTGAACATCGATATCCCGAGCCACGGTTGCCTGCAAAGCTGGGCCGACCAGGGGGTGCTGATGATCAACACCACCATGACGGTGGAACGCGCCAATGCCAATGCGCACAAGGATAAGGGCTGGCAATACTTCACCGACCGGATCATTGAAGTGGTCAGCCAGCAGCAGCCGCATCTGGTGTTTATGCTGTGGGGCGCTCATGCCCAGAGCAAGCAGAAGCTGATCGATGCGACCAAGCACCTGGTGCTGACCTCGGTACATCCGTCACCGTTGTCCGCCTATCGCGGTTTTCTCGGCTGTGGGCACTTCAGCCGGGCCAACAAGTTTCTGGAGCAGAATGGCGAGACGCCGATCGAGTGGCGGTTGCCGCCGGTTTGA
- a CDS encoding enoyl-CoA hydratase/isomerase family protein yields the protein MNLHFEELTGTDGARIGVASLDAENSLNALSLPMINALRDQLEAWAKEPQIVCVVLRGNGTKAFCAGGEVRSLVEACRAQPGEVPPLAAHFFAAEYSLDYMLHTYPKPLICWGHGYVLGGGMGLLQGASIRIVTPSSRLAMPEISIGLYPDVGASWFLSRLPGKLGLFLGLTGAQMNGRDAIDLDLADRFLLDEQQEELLQGLLQLNWQEQTAMQLNSLLKALQQEAIAQMPEAQWLPRRQQIDELLDVSDVCCAWKAISLQRDNTDLLLSRAAKTMSEGSPVTAHLVWEQITRARHMSLAQVFQMEYTMSLNCCRHPEFSEGVRARLIDKDQKPHWHWPDINNVPDAVVDAHFHKAWEGRHPLADL from the coding sequence ATGAATCTGCACTTCGAAGAACTCACCGGCACCGACGGCGCACGCATCGGCGTTGCCAGCCTGGATGCCGAAAATTCCCTCAACGCCCTGTCCCTGCCAATGATAAACGCCCTGCGCGATCAACTGGAGGCCTGGGCCAAGGAACCGCAAATCGTCTGTGTCGTGTTGCGTGGCAACGGCACCAAGGCTTTTTGTGCCGGTGGCGAGGTCCGCAGCCTGGTGGAAGCCTGTCGCGCTCAACCGGGTGAAGTGCCGCCCCTGGCCGCGCACTTCTTTGCCGCGGAATATTCCCTGGACTACATGCTGCACACTTACCCCAAACCGCTGATCTGCTGGGGGCATGGTTACGTGCTGGGCGGCGGCATGGGGCTGCTGCAAGGGGCGAGTATCCGCATAGTCACCCCGAGCAGCCGCCTGGCGATGCCTGAAATCAGCATCGGCCTGTACCCGGATGTCGGCGCCAGCTGGTTCCTGTCGCGGTTGCCCGGAAAACTGGGTTTGTTTCTCGGCCTGACCGGCGCCCAGATGAACGGTCGTGATGCGATCGATCTGGACCTGGCTGACCGTTTCCTGCTCGATGAACAGCAGGAAGAGCTGCTCCAAGGCTTGCTGCAGTTGAATTGGCAGGAACAGACGGCCATGCAACTCAACAGTCTGCTCAAGGCCTTGCAGCAGGAGGCGATCGCGCAGATGCCCGAAGCCCAATGGTTGCCCCGTCGACAGCAGATCGACGAGTTGCTGGATGTCAGTGACGTGTGCTGCGCCTGGAAAGCCATCAGCTTGCAGCGCGACAACACCGACCTGCTACTCAGTCGCGCAGCGAAAACCATGAGCGAAGGCTCGCCCGTGACCGCTCATCTGGTGTGGGAGCAGATCACCCGCGCCCGGCACATGTCCTTGGCTCAGGTCTTTCAGATGGAATACACCATGAGCCTCAACTGCTGTCGTCATCCGGAATTCAGCGAGGGGGTGCGGGCGCGGTTGATCGACAAGGATCAGAAACCGCACTGGCACTGGCCGGACATCAACAATGTGCCTGATGCGGTGGTGGATGCGCATTTTCACAAGGCTTGGGAAGGCCGGCATCCCTTGGCAGATCTGTAG